The genomic segment TTTTTAAATAGCCAAACATAGCTTTTTATAGcagtttgtttaaaatattgcagaactgttacatattttcaaagaatttctataaattacgACGTGATACAATGTActtaaattacaatttgtatataaaGCATATAATCAAAGATGAATTTATGTCGaattagatatttaaaaacaaaatattagatAATTTTAAGTTAAGCAAGACATTCTACTTATGTTTAATACCTCTAAAAATTGAATCTTCgcaatatacaataatttataaaacaaaaggtAATATAATTGCATATACACTTATACAAGATAtgtatttgcaaattttttagCAACcacgataattttttaaatgctaTTAAGTACCACAGAAGACCATAACAAAACTTGATATACTGCTATAGTTTCTTTACTTTcattattgtttctattgaCAAATTTATGTGTGCGTTAACAGAATAtaaatgcaataaaaattttattgatattaattgaatTGTAAGCAGAATTGTATTTATGATATAAGTAGCATAATGTGAAAATAAGATATATGGAGATTGATTCTGTGCAACAACACATACTACAGATTAATATTAGACTGATAAATATGTATGGCATATTTTTTGGAATGAAGTCTTCATATGTTATAAGTggataaacgatataaaaactGAAATAACAGGGCTATTAAATTCTTCTACAATGTAAACCGTTCCAAGTAACTAAGCCAATTTCGAACTTAgatttaagatattttataaaaatgcggaacaaaatattttttgttatatataacCGTCcacttatattattttataaataattaatgttattgttaattaGTATTGTTAAAAGaatgattattataattagttGCCTAATATCTGTTAAATGCAAAAAGCAGATGttaaatgttcttttttttttttaacttaaaACATGTTTTGAGacgaattatatataataaaaccaACAGTTATAACACACGTCTTTTATTACTGTCAAAGTTTTAGACTGGAAGGAAAAATTTAACATTGTTActtagtaatttattattcgataaatattaagtTCTTTTTAAGAGAAccagttatttattataacaaattttcttaatcAATATATACAGTTATAATTAACTTACTGcagttaaaatattaatgttttacaaaataaattagttACGAAGATAACTATGTATTGATTTTCGCACAATCATTTCTTCATTTAGTTACTAAATGGattgaaatatacaatttgaAGCAAAATGCAATGTACTTGCTTCTAAAAGGATAACTGTTCACGActatgaaatagaaaatatcgcGCAGTCTCATTTAAATACATTACGtcgattaattttatgtacatttctGTCGCTAAGACGACGCTATCCGTAAACTACGTGTAAGTACTAAAATCATAAAAGTACTCTATTTTTGAAAGTGGAAgtgaaagtaagaaaaaaatgtcATTATATGCAACACCaatactttatttaaatatggGTGGTGaaatgttatatgttttgcGACAAAGACTGAAGGCACAAAGGATAAATGTTGATAAAACTATACAAGGCTAGtttaatactatacaaaaAAGTATACATTGTGTGCTGCTAATTTATATTGGATACttgtgtatttttttatatgttttgattaattttaaaatgtctttttctatttatatacagTGTTAGACGAAGTAACTGCTGCTTTACTTAATCCTAAAATGCTGTCTTCCGTATTTGAGGAAAAATCTTTGACTAAGATATCTCTTTTACGACCTACTTTAGAATGTGTTgtattatcatcaataatgaAACTTGATAAAAGTAGTATGAATAAACTATTCGATCTAATGATTATGATGGTTAAATATCAGTTAACTGCAGTTACTGGTCCTGTAGAAGTTGTATTGTTAACATTAAACCATACAGATGCAATGCGTGCTATGGTTAGCAATCCAAATGCTCAACAATGTATTGGATTAGTACACCAAATGATAACTGATGTAAGCATTTTACTCATTGATTAAATTATTGATTTATGTCGAATTTCTAAAAACGATTTACTGATGATTCTAGTTTTATGGTACATTAACTTTTGAAGAAGTTTGGAATGCCAGAAATGATTGTTTGAAAGAATTAGAGTATTATTGTGTGAAAGTATCTATACTTCTTAGACATGGATTACAAAATGATGATGGTAGCTTTAATTCAATGTACCataaatacaatgaaaaatatgaagaaaataaaactcgTCTTTCTGGTACAAAATTATGTGATATAGATTTGAAAACTTACTGTGATGgttcttttaatctttttgGTGAACGAGGTACAATATTGGGCAAAAATATGTAAGTGTCAAATATGAAATTaccaaatttttcaaagatagAAACATAAGAAACATATTATACAGGTATTCGATGTTGTATGACATATCAAATCTAACTTCTGATCAAGGAAATCATAATTACGTTAAAGAATGTGGTACAAAAGCAGAACTTGGTATGTTAGCTGTTCAACTGGGAACTGAAGAAACTTTGTACAAACGACCTTTtactttgaatttattttcaactgAAGATAATGATAATACAGATATAGAATGCGAGTCCGATTCTAAGGATGACAGTCAGAATGACGTTACAGttacaaaatatgaaaaaacgaaatttaatgAAGATTATAAAACGAAACTTGATATCATACGTACAGATCTTTTTAAAGATGATCATGAAGACATAAAATACAGCATGAATTTGTTAGAACTTTTAGATAaaacagaataattttatttaaacttacTTTTTCGATTACGCCAtgataattaacaaaataaataaaaattttctttaatttgttatttacattcatatataaaaatatttcgtcctgcacaaattaattaatacatcTTTTTACATAGAACAGCAATATTCCAGTttgtgtaatatataaaaaatcgtacttttataaacattttatattatgaattataatttacattactctgcattaaaattttatttaaaagtgcACTACAAAATATGTATCACGTGAACATTAAATTAATGTCTCTTgcacaataataaatataattagtttTAGTTATAATCTAAAAGAGAGTTTACTTCATAGCTTAGTCATAtccaaaatatatttcactcCAGTTCGACCATCAGTATGGAGTGCATTAATAACAGCTTCTTGATACTGACAAAATGGAACTAACTTATGTGGTGGagcttttaatttcttatccTTGAATAATGCTCCTAATTCACTAAACATCTTTTCACGCTCTTTGGAATTCATATTTAACTTTGTCCATGCTGTCATCCAAAATCCTTTTAATGTTATATCCTATTTAATTTTTGAGATTATTAACAAACATTACTTACTTAATTATACCTTACATtactttacaaattttaattaatatacctTAAAAATAAGTGCAGATGTTGGAACTGTTAAAGGTTCTCTGGACATACCACCATAAGTTACCATAATACCTCCATGTGCTAAATGTCTTAGAACTTCTAATGCATTTTGCCCGCATATGCAATTAAGAGCTAATTTTGGTGAAGGtaactttttacttttaaaaatctGAGTTTTCCTTATTTCATCTTCAGTAAGAATTTCATCTGCACCCAAGCTCGTCAAGTAATTCTACACAGGTTTTATTGAtcaatggaaataaaaatttaattttttaactgtTTTTATACCTTTAATTCTTCTATATTAGGTCTGTCCCTTATAACACTAACAGATTTGTAATTCCATATTTTACATAGTTGTATAATCATCTGTCCAACAGCTGAATTCCCACCATTTTGAATTACAGTATCACCAGGTTTTAATTCCACAAAATCTTTAAGCATTCTGTACGCAGTACATGGATTTACATTTAACATACTAGCTTCCACAACGCCAACTTCTTTTGGAACCTAAGATTTTAAcatgtttcaaattttgagCTGTTGTggtaaatattaggttgttccAAAGttccttttgttttataagaaaataatagatgcacaacattttttgttttatattattttattaaatcatatatgatgaatataaaacaaaaaatattgtgcatctattatttctttataaaacaaaaaagaattttgggacaacctaatatgtaCAAACCTTATTACCTGAAAGCACATTATATACCTTCAGAAGTTCTTCCACAGTATAATTTGCATGCGTTCTCCATGTTCCTAAATGCGTGCCATTTGGTATAACTCTATCTccaacatttaaatattttacattagatCCAATAGCTATTATTTCTCCAACTCCTTCATTCCCTGGAATAGCTGGTAAAGGCGGTTTACTTGGATATTTACCCTGTATTGTATTTATGTCTGCTGGATTAACAGGAGCTAACAACCATTTGACAGAAACctttattaacaataaataactttttattacaatgcattaaaaaaaaagttaaaaatcattttaacTGAATTACCTGATTATTTTCTGGTTGATTA from the Bombus fervidus isolate BK054 chromosome 12, iyBomFerv1, whole genome shotgun sequence genome contains:
- the Oscp1 gene encoding organic solute carrier partner 1, yielding MSLYATPILYLNMGGEMLYVLRQRLKAQRINVDKTIQVLDEVTAALLNPKMLSSVFEEKSLTKISLLRPTLECVVLSSIMKLDKSSMNKLFDLMIMMVKYQLTAVTGPVEVVLLTLNHTDAMRAMVSNPNAQQCIGLVHQMITDFYGTLTFEEVWNARNDCLKELEYYCVKVSILLRHGLQNDDGSFNSMYHKYNEKYEENKTRLSGTKLCDIDLKTYCDGSFNLFGERGTILGKNMYSMLYDISNLTSDQGNHNYVKECGTKAELGMLAVQLGTEETLYKRPFTLNLFSTEDNDNTDIECESDSKDDSQNDVTVTKYEKTKFNEDYKTKLDIIRTDLFKDDHEDIKYSMNLLELLDKTE
- the LOC139993273 gene encoding enoyl-[acyl-carrier-protein] reductase, mitochondrial, which produces MVIYMRSLVSPLSRSIVTNFMSFRKMTANVKTDSVKSLFYKEYGEPVDVLHVTTQSINQPENNQVSVKWLLAPVNPADINTIQGKYPSKPPLPAIPGNEGVGEIIAIGSNVKYLNVGDRVIPNGTHLGTWRTHANYTVEELLKVPKEVGVVEASMLNVNPCTAYRMLKDFVELKPGDTVIQNGGNSAVGQMIIQLCKIWNYKSVSVIRDRPNIEELKNYLTSLGADEILTEDEIRKTQIFKSKKLPSPKLALNCICGQNALEVLRHLAHGGIMVTYGGMSREPLTVPTSALIFKDITLKGFWMTAWTKLNMNSKEREKMFSELGALFKDKKLKAPPHKLVPFCQYQEAVINALHTDGRTGVKYILDMTKL